The following are from one region of the Aspergillus luchuensis IFO 4308 DNA, chromosome 4, nearly complete sequence genome:
- a CDS encoding uncharacterized protein (COG:I;~EggNog:ENOG410PVGV;~InterPro:IPR000873,IPR020845,IPR042099,IPR025110;~PFAM:PF00501,PF13193), translating to MVVYRSPVTPIHDATNLSIPQLMTQYNPEDVDASKAVHTDTFSDEALTYGGLRSQAARAAWGLQKRLGLQPGNTLLALVNNSNAFVLLAHATWWTGAIFAPLNTAATHQDISHVLQIVKPTHVVTIEEKLGTVQDALASLSLTDIKVLTVRCKVGNLPQFPEDVTGEGDSQTLPPYDLQGKSSKDVPSTICFSSGTTGKMKGVQLSHYNLVMNSIMMRASMPVRVNSTVCEVFFAPYCHVYGLTIAVLAGMWVGAHYCGLAAFDLESFCRKSSELKVTDLHIVPPVALGLAASPIAQKYDLASLQRIVISAAPLKNSVQQLLKKRFPHTRICQGYGLTECSGGVIHEIDEDERAFGCVGKLFAGMEARLVDPKTNKDVPLGEEGELWLRGPVVMMGYVNDSEATKRTFSDDGWIKSGDILKLDENQNFWVTDRLKEMIKYKGFQIAPSELEDMLLRHPTVTDAAVCAVYDDAQVTEVPLAYVSLSPETAKLPSPEKQKVLDEIRSWMDGQLAGYKKLRGGVFHLQTLPKTPTGKILRRLLPAKLNEAREAKL from the exons ATGGTCGTTTATAGATCACCAGTTACCCCAATTCATGATGCGACAAATTTGTCCATTCCGCAACTTATGACACAATACAACCCGGAAGATGTAGATGCATCTAAAGCCGTTCATACCGATACATTTTCCGATGAAGCTCTCACGTATGGTGGGCTTCGCTCTCAAGCTGCTCGTGCTGCTTGGGGCTTACAGAAGAGGCTGGGCCTACAACCTGGAAACACCTTACTTGCACTTGTTAACAACTCC AATGCTTTTGTTCTCCTCGCGCATGCGACATGGTGGACAGGTGCTATTTTCGC GCCTTTGAATACAGCGGCAACGCACCAAGATATATCGCATGTTCTCCAGATTGTGAAACCTACACATGTAGTCACCATCGAGGAGAAGCTTGGCACTGTTCAGGATGCTTTGGCCTCTCTGTCATTGACTGACATTAAGGTTTTGACTGTCCGTTGCAAGGTGGGAAATCTGCCTCAGTTTCCGGAAGATGTTACTGGGGAAGGAGATTCGCAAACCCTTCCCCCATATGATCTCCAAGGGAAAAGCTCCAAGGATGTCCCCAGTACCATCTGCTTTTCCTCTGGAACAACTGGAAAAATGAAGGGTGTGCAACTCTCCCACTACAATCTTGTCATGAACAGCATCATGATGCGTGCCTCCATGCCTGTCAGAGTTAATTCAACTGTATGCGAAGTCTTTTTCGCACCAT ACTGTCACGTTTATGGTCTGACAATAGCGGTTCTGGCTGGCATGTGGGTTGGAGCCCATTATTGCGGCCTCGCGGCTTTCGACTTGGAATCCTTTTGTCGCAAGTCGAGCGAGCTAAAGGTTACGGATCTTCATATTGTGCCCCCAGTGGCACTTGGTCTTGCCGCCTCGCCCATTGCTCAGAAATATGACTTAGCCTCTTTGCAGCGAATTGTTATTTCTGCTGCCCCATTGAAG AATTCGGTGCAGCAACTTCTCAAGAAGCGCTTTCCACACACCAGAATCTGTCAAG GGTATGGCCTCACAGAATGTTCCGGGGGAGTGATTCATGAAAttgatgaagacgagaggGCCTTCGGGTGTGTTGGCAAGTTATTTGCAGGAAT GGAAGCTCGTCTTGTCGACCCAAAGACAAACAAGGATGTCCCTCTCGGTGAGGAAGGTGAACTCTGGCTCCGCGGGCCAGTTGTTATGAT GGGCTATGTTAATGACAGTGAAGCAACAAAGCGCACTTTCTCCGATGACGGATGGATCAAATCAGGAGATATCTTGAAGCTGGACGAGAACCAAAATTTCTGGGTTACTGACCGTCTTAAAGAG ATGATCAAATACAAAGG GTTCCAAATCGCACCTTCAGAGCTCGAAGACATGCTTCTGCGACATCCTACTGTGACCGATGCTGCGGTCTGTGCAGTATACGACGATGCACAAGTGACGGAAGTTCCCCTCGCATATGTGAGTCTCTCACCAGAGACGGCGAAGCTACCAAGCCCCGAGAAACAGAAAGTCCTTGATGAAATCCGCTCTTGGATGGACGGCCAACTTGCAGGGTATAAGAAGCTCAGAGGAGGTGTTTTCCATCTTCAGACCTTGCCCAAAACACCGACTGGCAAGATTCTTAGGAGGCTCTTGCCGGCTAAGTTGAACGAGGCACGAGAGGCTAAACTTTAG
- a CDS encoding CFEM domain-containing protein (COG:S;~EggNog:ENOG410PJ6W;~InterPro:IPR008427;~PFAM:PF05730;~TransMembrane:8 (i39-55o136-154i166-188o208-234i246-268o288-308i329-348o368-386i)), producing the protein MHLRSRISFSPLIVSAFLPHAGLDLNSASVVQGCGRMRILRLGILFSACVVLSLADLTSAGAQSLPACAEECMLELVPQSSCTLANQTCICTNVELKEQMNVCVSANCTVKEELTTLNITDTTCGAPVRDRTSISILVPAVGLCFLLFVALRLYTRLVITKLEMGLDDWATIFLACCAVPVNSGSILLGKAGLGKDIWTLEFKNITRILYLFYIQEILYATCVALIKICFLLFYLRIFPNDRMRRVIKASCIITVCWGITFIFAFAFQCTPISYNWTSWDGEHHGSCVKTNALVVTAAGLNIVLDAWVIALPIPKVMKLQASVSTKLQVTFMFSVGFLITGVGIYRAIMLKIFATSTNATWDMAAGGYWSVIEIDVGIFCLCLPALRSLLGRLFPSVFGSTKEASSMGLRSSQKKIRTDNRDANTSFVQLIEMDHNGGLKGDPDIH; encoded by the exons ATGCATCTTCGCTCACGGATTTCCTTTTCGCCGCTAATCGTCTCAGCCTTCCTACCACATGCTGGATTGGATTTGAACTCAGCATCAGTAGTTCAGGGTTGCGGCAGAATGCGAATTCTTCGACTTGGGATTCTATTCTCAGCCTGCGTAGTATTATCATTGGCTGACTTGACATCAGCCGGAGCCCAGTCTTTACCAGCATGCGCT GAAGAATGCATGCTTGAGCTTGTCCCTCAGTCATCCTGTACCCTTGCCAACCAAACATGTATATGTACGAATGTCGAGCTTAAGGAGCAGATGAACGTCTGCGTTTCGGCAAATTGCACTGTCAAGGAGGAACTCA CTACGCTCAATATCACAGATACCACATGCGGAGCTCCAGTTCGAGACCGCACTTCTATCAGCATACTGGTTCCAGCAGTTGGTCTATGTTTTCTGCTCTTCGTCGCATTGAGATTATATACACGCCTTGTGATCACGAAGTTAGAGATGGGCTTGGATGACTGGGCAACTATTTTCCTCGCG TGTTGCGCGGTGCCCGTGAATTCCGGTTCTATTTTGC TTGGAAAAGCAGGCCTAGGAAAGGATATTTGGACCCTCGAGTTCAAAAACATCACTCGAATTCTCTAC CTTTTCTATATCCAAGAAATTCTCTACGCCACATGTGTCGCCCTCATCAAGATctgtttcctcctcttctatcTTCGCATCTTTCCGAATGATCGAATGCGCCGCGTTATCAAAGCATCCTGCATTATCACCGTTTGTTGGGGCATAACTTTCATATTTGCCTTCGCATTCCAATGCACACCTATAAGCTATAACTGGACGAGCTGGGACGGAGAGCACCACGGTTCTTGCGTCAAGACGAATGCGCTAGTGGTTACTGCCGCCGGATTGAATATCGTACTTGATGCTTGGGTTATTGCCCTTCCTATACCCAAAGTGATGAAGCTCCAGGCATCAGTCAGTACAAAACTTCAGGTTACATTTATGTTTTCTGTGGGGTTCTT AATCACAGGTGTCGGCATCTACCGCGCTATAATGCTCAAGATCTTCGCAACAAGCACGAACGCAACAT GGGACATGGCTGCTGGCGGCTACTGGTCCGTGATAGAAATCGATGTGGGCATTTTCTGTCTTTGCCTACCCGCTTTGCGATCCTTGCTCGGTCGCCTATTCCCCTCTGTGTTCGGATCAACAAAGGAAGCCAGCAGCATGGGACTACGAAGCAGCCAAAAGAAGATACGAACTGACAATCGCGATGCGAATACCAGTTTTGTTCAGTTGATTGAGATGGATCATAATGGGGGATTAAAAGGTGACCCTGATATACATTAG
- a CDS encoding phosphatidylinositol-specific phospholipase C domain-containing protein (COG:S;~EggNog:ENOG410PWHQ;~InterPro:IPR017946;~go_function: GO:0008081 - phosphoric diester hydrolase activity [Evidence IEA];~go_process: GO:0006629 - lipid metabolic process [Evidence IEA]), producing the protein MPSKGITVYSYIGVPGYEVGFSVPQQEVLHDVAHNFTSRQLEIDSSHIQGLGNFTGRFEWTVFRYGERVAGAHNDVNSLTGKIEGGTMVATQDFHPIVTEDAIITYGFYAAGHGEVGLTDRHQCYVTICSRENREWMGSVAPPGSPAAQQPFSRFVLAAPHDNGMNGMTACEAIFQHLDSDMLAVVRRLVPLLEHVNHVPDHFLMKKLPHIVYGLSITQKKTVSTMLAMGARYFEFRPAKLLPMFQKVSALRDTFYFQHACIPGIAFDEFLREQVAFLDENQTEIVTIHIRWDNIVADCQRPTEDEISDLFNEACARAVRSPLTWGTRECFEQPIEELRRTGTRLIVVIEADKYDSWTAEAYATLSADPIIDRFESMTTEGQADSDLTILQCQATSQSIKEVFVYSVFSAAAASSCLTSTKGMLDMQTLPWIRKNALDRLRAEKTIVLMNDFIDGATVDTSIMLSRQRLSL; encoded by the coding sequence ATGCCCAGCAAAGGCATCACTGTATACAGCTACATCGGCGTTCCGGGCTACGAGGTCGGCTTTTCTGTGCCCCAGCAGGAAGTGCTCCATGATGTGGCCCACAACTTTACCAGCCGTCAGCTCGAGATCGACTCGTCGCACATTCAGGGGCTCGGTAACTTCACAGGTCGCTTCGAATGGACCGTCTTTCGCTATGGAGAACGGGTGGCTGGCGCACATAACGACGTTAACAGTCTGACGGGAAAGATCGAAGGAGGCACGATGGTCGCGACACAGGATTTCCACCCGATCGTGACAGAGgacgccatcatcacttATGGCTTCTATGCCGCGGGTCACGGCGAGGTTGGTCTCACCGATCGCCATCAATGCTATGTGACCATCTGCTCGAGAGAAAATCGGGAGTGGATGGGAAGTGTGGCTCCTCCGGGATCCCCTGCTGCACAGCAGCCCTTCTCGCGCTTCGTGCTGGCTGCGCCACACGAcaatggaatgaatgggatGACGGCATGCGAGGCCATCTTTCAGCATCTCGATTCGGACATGCTGGCAGTCGTTCGCCGGCTTGTCCCTCTGCTCGAGCACGTCAATCACGTTCCGGACCACTTTCTCATGAAGAAGCTACCTCATATCGTATACGGCCTCTCCATCACCCAAAAGAAAACCGTCTCGACTATGCTGGCCATGGGCGCACGGTACTTTGAGTTTCGTCCAGCTAAGCTCCTTCCCATGTTTCAGAAAGTGTCTGCCCTACGAGACACTTTCTACTTCCAGCATGCGTGCATCCCCGGTATTGCCTTTGACGAGTTCCTCCGCGAGCAGGTCGCCTTCCTCGACGAGAACCAAACGGAGATTGTCACAATCCATATCCGATGGGATAACATCGTGGCAGACTGCCAGCGGCCCACAGAAGACGAGATCTCAGACCTGTTTAACGAGGCGTGTGCCAGGGCTGTGCGTAGCCCGCTCACATGGGGAACACGCGAGTGCTTTGAACAACCGATTGAGGAATTGCGCCGCACGGGGACTCGTCTGATTGTTGTCATCGAAGCCGACAAGTACGATAGCTGGACCGCTGAAGCATACGCAACACTGAGTGCCGACCCGATAATCGACCGTTTTGAGTCCATGACTACCGAGGGACAGGCAGACTCCGACTTGACCATCCTGCAGTGCCAGGCGACCTCCCAGTCTATCAAGGAAGTGTTTGTCTACAGCGTCTTCTCTGCAGCAGCGGCTAGCTCTTGTCTCACCTCGACCAAGGGGATGCTTGACATGCAAACTTTGCCTTGGATTAGAAAGAATGCTCTGGATAGACTTCGGGCCGAGAAGACTATTGTTCTCATGAATGACTTTATTGATGGGGCAACTGTCGACACGTCCATTATGCTTTCGCGTCAGCGCTTGTCCTTGTAA
- a CDS encoding DUF614 domain protein (COG:S;~EggNog:ENOG410PRSR;~InterPro:IPR006461;~PFAM:PF04749;~TransMembrane:2 (i199-218o238-262i)) yields MNRQLQLNTANLGPNPRYSYMETPLEMHAPGSRLRDEITPPAAAPSAEPQTVKEHFQPPLNEKSQQYQQDMAVQGYPCGPNLEQHPANYAPYADEIQQVQQNPKVPEYSYAQPPQSPGPLPVKRDLEMAEPLPKKEPMAVVPDTNPLHSPQLPQFPPPVAHGAPTTPVGFDLMAYHRPGQITHPDLEIKGGSWRTSMCGCYDVGSCCLGLLCPCILFGKTQYRLSMKSRNEDPTNMLGYETCNSSCTVMALLCGCQCFLAAYQRRRTRKAYKIEGDIVSDCVRATCCTCCTLIQNEVEVKKREEERGRYASATGAALVSPYLPPTQMSYGPPPR; encoded by the exons ATGAACAGACAACTGCAGCTTAATACGGCCAATCTGGGCCCCAATCCGAGATACTCTTATATGGAAACTCCATTGGAAATGCACGCTCCAGGGAGCCGACTGAGAGATGAGATCACACCTCCAGCGGCAGCCCCGTCAGCAGAACCACAGACTGTCAAGGAGCACTTTCAACCGCCGTTAAACGAAAAGTCGCAACAGTACCAGCAAGATATGGCCGTTCAAGGCTACCCTTGCGGACCGAATCTCGAGCAACATCCAGCCAACTATGCGCCGTACGCGGACGAGATCCAGCAAGTCCAGCAGAATCCAAAAGTGCCCGAATACTCATACGCACAGCCTCCACAATCCCCAGGCCCTCTCCCGGTCAAAAGGGACCTGGAAATGGCAGAGCCGTTACCGAAAAAAGAGCCTATGGCTGTTGTACCAGACACGAATCCTTTACATTCGCCCCAATTACCCCAATTTCCCCCTCCAGTCGCCCACGGggcgccaacaacacctgTAGGATTTGATCTCATGGCATATCATCGCCCAGGTCAAATAACACACCCAGATCTGGAGATAAAAGGCGGATCATGGCGCACTAGCATGTGCGGATGCTATGATGTTGGGTCATGCTGTCTCGGGCTACTCTGTCCATGCATCCTATTCGGGAAAACGCAATATCGACTTTCTATGAAGTCAAGAAATGAAGACCCAACGAATATGCTCGGGTATGAAACGTGCAATAGCTCCTGCACGGTTATGGCTTTGCTCTGCGGTTGTCAAT GTTTTCTGGCGGCGTACCAGCGCCGTCGAACGCGAAAAGCCTATAAAATCGAAGGGGATATTGTCTCCGACTGCGTTCGAGCAACGTGCTGCACATGCTGTACACTCATCCAAAACGAGGTCGAGGTCAAGAAacgggaagaagaacgcgGGAGATATGCCAGTGCCACGGGGGCAGCATTGGTATCACCATACTTGCCTCCGACGCAGATGTCGTACGGGCCACCTCCGAGATGA
- the RIM21 gene encoding PalH/RIM21 family protein (COG:U;~EggNog:ENOG410PFGZ;~InterPro:IPR014844;~PFAM:PF08733;~TransMembrane:7 (o88-108i153-173o199-219i231-250o270-289i301-324o336-354i)), giving the protein MGEPAHLTPRQIWAQPTTTTTRTYEADCTPFLLPSSGYVYLNRSYSIALTENAIYDPICTGTGTPTATAHAVAALDVTDPFYSSVTPALYAMGCTTVVSYLLVIILLITPRTFYVGGPGGGANFLGRHGMISGSYSGNSSVVGVGGRPWLQKVAALLVAVSLTIATVDSFRVAEQQYYYGYSDAEALADEVIDGMEIRVVRIISSTFLWLAQIQTLIRLFPRHKEKIMIKWAGFALIVFDTTFSILDKFLVKTDTVHPRLYEDAIPALSYLFELALNLLYAAWVIFYSLSKHRFAFFHPKMRNICLVALLSLCAILIPVVFFVLDIAKPKIAGWGTYVRWVGSAAASVVVWEWVERIEALERDERKDGILGREIFDGDEMLEVTPSEEVDWPRYNPDGHDRGGGGGTSSGWGGMMGLAHRPLRTRVGRNWQSNLENQQHNIPMDPRRRRIAPRPTPPPAAITPVSRADTTSAASTVYNIHYHPVSSPTPPVAMPHMEEEDEDIDEAVAAKEMTTDGQQAGLAQDALAQQQTREQSPQIVHVDKRWRALLNPFKRRRASLPREVASAQAEEEGNPAGAQVEPQHHSLDDSDDEHSLHPRHDFRFGFHRRLRPGSGRQGSDSPLPVTVIPARRRGQQTWSPQQYHEPSSRTTTSNQRVPPARDDLPVRVIQPQTRTAAPWSAADGQGFSHGNYELRYDPEAAALVEPGEHCSESQPALDADGSVSEPTRGPAVRQQPEQELDPAEGAPISPTQPLPDEAPEESRGPHGQQ; this is encoded by the exons ATGGGGGAACCCGCTCATCTAACACCTCGCCAAATATGGGCTCAACCAACGACAACGACCACCAGGACTTATGAAGCGGACTGCACGCCTTTTCTATTACCCAGTTCCG GTTACGTCTATTTGAATCGCTCCTACTCCATCGCCTTGACCGAAAATGCCATCTACGATCCCATCTGTACCGGCACGGGCACGCCAACTGCCACGGCCCATGCGGTCGCCGCGCTCGATGTCACCGATCCTTTCTATTCCTCCGTTACCCCGGCGCTGTATGCTATGGGCTGTACGACCGTTGTCAGCTATCTTCTCGTTATAATACTTCTCATCACGCCGCGTACGTTTTATGTTGGGGGtcctggtggtggtgcaaaCTTTCTCGGACGTCATGGTATGATTAGCGGTTCGTACAGTGGTAATTCGTCGGTGGTTGGCGTGGGTGGTCGGCCGTGGCTACAAAAGGTCGCGGCCTTGTTAGTCGCTGTATCACTCACCATTGCGACTGTCGACTCCTTTCGTGTGGCTGAACAGCAATATTATTATGGGTACTCCGATGCCGAAGCGCTGGCGGACGAGGTCATCGACGGTATGGAGATCCGGGTGGTCAGAATCATTTCCAGCACCTTTCTGTGGCTGGCCCAGATTCAGACCTTGATTCGGCTGTTTCCTCGACATAAGGAGAAAATCATGATCAAGTGGGCAGGGTTCGCGTTAATTGTCTTTGATACCACGTTTAGTATCCTCGACAAATTCTTGGTTAAGACCGACACCGTTCATCCGCGGCTATACGAGGACGCGATCCCCGCTCTCAGCTATCTATTCGAACTTGCTCTCAACCTTTTGTACGCCGCTTGGGTCATCTTTTATTCGCTTTCGAAACATCGattcgccttcttccatccGAAAATGAGGAATATCTGCCTGGTGGCCTTGCTCTCATTATGTGCGATTCTTATACCCGTTGTGTTCTTTGTTCTGGATATCGCAAAACCGAAAATCGCCGGATGGGGTACTTATGTTCGGTGGGTTGGTTCTGCTGCAGCGAGTGTCGTGGTATGGGAATGGGTGGAGCGGATCGAGGCTTTGGAACGCGATgagaggaaggatggaatACTTGGACGCGAAATATTTGATGGAGACGAGATGTTGGAAGTGACCCCTTCGGAAGAGGTCGATTGGCCGCGCTACAACCCTGACGGCCATGATCgaggtggaggcggtggaACATCTTCAGGCTGGGGAGGCATGATGGGATTGGCTCATCGACCTTTACGTACGAGGGTTGGTCGTAACTGGCAGTCGAACCTGGAGAACCAACAGCACAACATTCCCATGGACCCTCGGCGCCGGCGCATCGCGCCCCgaccaactcctcccccaGCAGCTATAACGCCTGTCAGTCGCGCTGACACAACCAGCGCGGCCAGCACGGTATACAACATACATTATCATCCGGTTTCTAGTCCCACTCCGCCGGTGGCCATGCCTCacatggaggaagaggatgaagacataGACGAAGCGGTGGCCGCAAAGGAGATGACCACCGACGGTCAGCAAGCCGGCCTGGCGCAAGATGCGCTGGCACAACAACAGACCCGGGAGCAATCCCCTCAGATTGTGCACGTGGATAAAAGGTGGCGAGCGCTACTCAATCCTTTCAAGCGAAGGCGGGCATCTTTACCAAGAGAAGTCGCTTCTGCACaggccgaggaagaggggaatcCCGCAGGTGCTCAAGTGGAACCACAACATCATTCCTTGGAtgacagcgacgacgagCACAGCTTGCATCCCAGGCATGATTTTCGGTTTGGCTTCCATCGACGACTGCGACCTGGTTCTGGACGACAAGGCTCCGACTCTCCCTTGCCAGTCACGGTTATTCCGGCTAGACGCCGTGGTCAACAGACCTGGTCGCCGCAACAATATCACGAGCCTAGTTCACGAACAACAACCTCGAATCAGCGTGTTCCGCCGGCCCGTGATGACCTGCCTGTGAGGGTGATTCAGCCGCAAACGCGAACCGCCGCTCCATGGAGCGCAGCCGATGGACAAGGGTTCAGTCATGGCAATTATGAGCTGCGATATGACCCTGAAGCTGCAGCGCTTGTGGAGCCTGGTGAGCATTGCTCTGAATCTCAGCCGGCGCTGGACGCCGATGGCTCGGTCAGCGAGCCTACTCGGGGGCCGGCTGTGCGCCAACAACCCGAGCAGGAACTCGACCCGGCGGAAGGAGCACCTATATCACCAACCCAACCTCTTCCAGATGAGGCTCCTGAAGAATCACGAGGGCCACATGGCCAGCAGTGA
- a CDS encoding DODA-type extradiol aromatic ring-opening family dioxygenase (COG:S;~EggNog:ENOG410PJMW;~InterPro:IPR014436,IPR004183;~PFAM:PF02900;~go_function: GO:0008198 - ferrous iron binding [Evidence IEA];~go_function: GO:0008270 - zinc ion binding [Evidence IEA];~go_function: GO:0016491 - oxidoreductase activity [Evidence IEA];~go_function: GO:0016701 - oxidoreductase activity, acting on single donors with incorporation of molecular oxygen [Evidence IEA];~go_process: GO:0006725 - cellular aromatic compound metabolic process [Evidence IEA];~go_process: GO:0055114 - oxidation-reduction process [Evidence IEA]), producing MGLTPVHFFSHGSTMMLGEESTSADYWKKCGDEALAHGIKGVVIMGAHWACHGDGIEVSTNPNPGKSPVAYVHPSKYVDYKLNPDLPTSHRCISLLNQAGFKASGNDTFEWIHDVYLILIRMFPAACPPTTLISSNARYDPHYHMKVGSTLRQLRRENYLIIGTGGAVHNLYRNRWAPMLRFRDNFAMQTPPEDWALEFRQAVEDVMVKCSGGPRMRRAMTRLMKHPEYRDAHATDDHFMAALFVAGAVGDWEDEGSKVVLGAETWELTNMCNSQFTIGEWNKLG from the exons ATGG GACTAACACCCgtccacttcttctcccatgGCTCGACCATGATGCTCGGCGAAGAGTCCACTTCAGCCGACTACTGGAAGAAATGCGGCGACGAAGCCCTAGCACATGGCATCAAAGGCGTGGTCATCATG GGCGCCCACTGGGCCTGCCATGGCGACGGCATCGAAGTCTCCACGAACCCTAATCCAGGCAAAAGCCCCGTCGCCTACGTCCACCCGTCCAAATACGTCGACTACAAACTCAACCCGGACCTACCCACCTCCCACCGAtgcatctccctcctcaaccaaGCCGGCTTCAAAGCCTCCGGCAACGACACCTTCGAATGGATCCACGACGtctacctcatcctcatccgcaTGTTTCCTGCCGCCTGtccacccaccaccctcatctcctccaacgccCGCTACGACCCCCACTACCACATGAAAGTCGGCTCCACGCTGCGCCAACTCCGTCGCGAGAACTACCTCATCATTGGCACTGGTGGTGCCGTTCACAACCTCTACCGGAATCGGTGGGCGCCGATGCTGCGCTTCCGTGATAACTTTGCGATGCAGACGCCGCCGGAGGACTGGGCGTTGGAGTTTCGTCaggcggtggaggatgttATGGTTAAGTGTTCTGGTGggccgaggatgaggcgcGCGATGACGAGGTTGATGAAGCATCCTGAGTATAGGGATGCGCATGCTACGGATGATCATTTCATGGCGGCGCTTTTTGTGGCGGGCGCTGTTGGGGActgggaggatgaagggagCAAGGTTGTGCTGGGGGCGGAGACTTGGGAGTTGACAAATATGTGTAATTCGCAGTTTACGATTGGGGAGTGGAATAAGCTGGGTTAG